The Desertifilum tharense IPPAS B-1220 genome window below encodes:
- the pap gene encoding polyphosphate:AMP phosphotransferase: MLDTLDLSLTLDKETYKQETEALMRRLRSLQQACWEKKLANVIVLEGWAAAGKGALVKKVVGYMDPRGFTVHPIWPPTPQERTYPFLWRFWQKLPSSGSIGLFYHSWYTHVLEDRLFQRVPDAEIPRTMQHINAFERQLVDDGAAIAKFWIHLSKKELKKRLKKYAADPLDAWRVRSEDWKQAKNYDQYATFAEEMLIQTSTGSAPWTLVEGNDKRWARVKVLTKVAAVLTEALDRQHIFVPAPSLPPQEKLEPTEPDFLGRVDLTQALSPEDYKTQLKDAQVRLRQLQLSIYEHQIPVLAIFEGWDAAGKGGAIKRLTDNLDPRSYIVRTFAAPSDEEKAHHYLWRFWRRLPGGGKIGVFDRSWYGRVLVERVEGFATETQWRRAYREINEFEAQLTDAGYVLVKFWLHIDSDEQLKRFQSRESDPFKEYKLTDEDWRNRDQWSFYEVAVNQAISRTHTPNAPWTAVAANDKYYARVKVIETVTHAIEAQLKRHARLNFQGE, from the coding sequence ATGCTAGATACCCTTGATTTGAGCTTAACCCTAGATAAAGAAACCTACAAACAGGAAACCGAAGCCCTGATGCGTCGGTTGCGATCGCTCCAGCAAGCCTGCTGGGAAAAAAAGCTGGCGAATGTTATCGTCCTTGAAGGTTGGGCCGCCGCCGGAAAAGGGGCCCTCGTCAAAAAAGTCGTCGGTTATATGGACCCGCGCGGTTTCACCGTCCACCCCATCTGGCCCCCCACCCCCCAAGAACGCACCTATCCATTTTTATGGCGCTTTTGGCAAAAACTGCCCAGTTCCGGCAGTATTGGGCTGTTTTATCACAGTTGGTACACCCACGTCCTGGAAGACCGACTGTTTCAGCGCGTCCCAGATGCCGAAATTCCCAGAACCATGCAGCACATCAACGCCTTTGAGCGACAATTAGTAGATGATGGAGCTGCGATCGCCAAATTTTGGATTCACCTCAGCAAAAAAGAACTCAAAAAGCGTCTCAAAAAATATGCAGCCGACCCCCTCGACGCTTGGCGCGTGCGTTCCGAAGACTGGAAACAAGCCAAAAACTACGACCAATACGCCACCTTCGCCGAAGAAATGCTGATTCAAACCAGCACCGGGTCAGCCCCCTGGACGCTGGTAGAAGGTAACGATAAACGCTGGGCCAGAGTCAAAGTCCTAACCAAAGTCGCCGCCGTCCTCACCGAAGCCTTAGACCGCCAACATATCTTTGTCCCGGCCCCGTCCCTCCCCCCCCAAGAAAAACTCGAACCCACCGAACCCGACTTTTTAGGCCGAGTAGACCTCACTCAAGCCCTTTCTCCCGAAGACTACAAAACCCAACTCAAAGACGCCCAAGTCCGCTTGCGCCAACTACAACTCAGCATTTACGAACATCAAATCCCCGTCCTGGCTATTTTTGAAGGATGGGACGCCGCCGGAAAAGGCGGGGCCATTAAACGCCTTACCGATAACCTCGATCCGCGCAGCTACATTGTCAGAACCTTTGCAGCCCCTAGCGACGAAGAAAAAGCCCATCATTATCTCTGGCGGTTTTGGCGGCGCTTACCCGGTGGGGGGAAAATTGGCGTATTTGACCGCAGTTGGTACGGTCGCGTCCTGGTCGAACGAGTTGAGGGGTTCGCCACCGAAACCCAGTGGCGGCGCGCCTATCGAGAAATTAACGAATTTGAAGCCCAACTCACCGATGCGGGTTATGTCTTAGTCAAGTTTTGGCTGCACATTGACTCAGACGAACAACTCAAGCGCTTTCAAAGTCGCGAAAGCGACCCCTTTAAAGAATATAAGCTCACCGATGAAGATTGGCGCAACCGCGACCAATGGTCTTTTTATGAAGTGGCGGTTAACCAAGCCATCAGCCGCACCCATACGCCAAATGCCCCTTGGACGGCCGTAGCGGCCAATGACAAATACTATGCTCGTGTTAAAGTCATTGAGACAGTGACGCACGCGATTGAAGCACAACTCAAGCGCCATGCTCGTCTCAATTTTCAGGGCGAGTAA
- a CDS encoding YdcF family protein, whose amino-acid sequence MLFLLLTRVLLWIFIAVIVYMVLLRWIPKPYLTWIGGIFLFSLIVLGFLNPNDRLVASAWEILSFPLKPLGLSLLLISMAIGGIKKGVLTKNGVYQLWFAFILLTLFSLPVIAYGLAQQAELEAVLAEQRLQTLCQAPCPVPLVPLAEQGVGTIVVLAQGTTTGANLPDRPYFQLNETGDRIFYASQLYWQEPNFRPLVIVSAGPRPETTGVPTEPTGQLPRSEAEDVRELLLRLGVDPNRIILETTGTDMRTSALGVRRILEERNLGTRVALVTSALDVRRATLTFANVGLQVIPRATDFITYQPGAAQQRTLRLADFIANAEALALSTRVLNEYYTFIFYFLRGWLSPTIF is encoded by the coding sequence ATGCTATTTCTGCTGCTGACGCGGGTTCTTCTTTGGATTTTCATTGCAGTCATTGTGTACATGGTGCTGCTGCGGTGGATTCCTAAACCCTATTTAACTTGGATTGGCGGGATCTTTCTGTTTAGCTTAATCGTTTTGGGGTTTTTAAATCCCAACGATCGCTTAGTCGCCTCAGCATGGGAAATTCTGTCGTTTCCCCTCAAGCCTCTGGGGTTATCGCTATTGCTAATCAGTATGGCAATTGGGGGGATAAAAAAGGGGGTTTTGACCAAAAATGGCGTGTATCAGCTTTGGTTTGCCTTTATCCTTTTGACCTTATTTAGCCTACCTGTAATTGCCTATGGCTTGGCACAACAGGCAGAATTAGAAGCCGTACTCGCCGAACAGCGCTTGCAAACCCTTTGTCAGGCCCCTTGTCCGGTACCGCTTGTACCGCTAGCCGAACAAGGGGTGGGAACCATTGTGGTTTTAGCCCAAGGAACCACTACTGGGGCTAATTTACCCGACCGACCCTATTTTCAGTTAAACGAAACGGGCGATCGCATTTTCTACGCCTCCCAACTCTATTGGCAAGAACCCAATTTTCGCCCTTTAGTCATTGTCAGCGCTGGCCCGCGACCGGAAACCACGGGCGTCCCCACGGAACCCACCGGACAGCTACCCCGCTCTGAAGCTGAGGATGTGCGCGAGTTATTATTACGCTTAGGCGTCGATCCCAATCGGATTATTCTGGAAACGACGGGAACGGATATGCGGACGAGTGCATTAGGCGTCCGGCGCATTCTAGAAGAACGCAATTTAGGCACCCGCGTGGCGCTAGTTACCTCCGCCCTCGATGTCCGCCGCGCAACTCTAACGTTTGCGAATGTGGGCCTTCAGGTCATTCCCCGCGCCACTGATTTTATTACCTATCAGCCGGGAGCTGCCCAACAACGAACCTTGCGACTAGCCGATTTTATTGCTAATGCAGAAGCCTTAGCCCTCTCGACCCGCGTTTTGAACGAATACTATACGTTTATCTTCTATTTCCTGCGCGGTTGGCTGTCGCCGACGATTTTTTAG
- the galE gene encoding UDP-glucose 4-epimerase GalE, with protein MSNAKPTILVTGGAGYIGSHAVLALQRAGYEVIILDNLVYGHRDLVEQVLKVKLIVGDTSDRALLDQIFAQYEIAAVMHFAAFIAVGESVSQPGIYYRNNVTGTLTLLEAMVAANVNKFVFSSTCAIYGEPQQVPIPEDHPQNPMSPYAASKAMVERILVDFDRAYGLKSVRFRYFNAAGAEPGGRLGEDHNPETHLIPLAIFAALGKRESLSIFGTDYATEDGTCIRDYIHVTDLAQAHVLGVNYLLKGGESEVFNLGNGNGFSVRQVIETTKAVTGREIKTVECDRRPGDPPILVGSSEKAQRLLGWKAQYPDVKDIISHAWQWHQHRHGS; from the coding sequence GTGTCGAACGCTAAACCCACCATTCTTGTGACCGGAGGGGCCGGCTATATTGGCTCTCATGCGGTTCTGGCATTGCAACGCGCTGGCTATGAGGTGATTATTCTCGATAATTTGGTCTACGGTCATCGAGATTTGGTTGAACAAGTCCTCAAGGTGAAGTTAATTGTAGGCGATACGAGCGATCGCGCTTTGCTTGACCAAATTTTCGCTCAATACGAAATTGCGGCCGTGATGCATTTCGCCGCTTTTATCGCGGTGGGTGAGTCGGTTTCTCAACCCGGAATTTACTATCGCAATAATGTTACCGGCACTCTAACGCTATTAGAGGCGATGGTTGCTGCTAACGTGAATAAATTTGTGTTTTCGTCTACCTGCGCCATCTATGGGGAACCGCAGCAAGTCCCCATCCCGGAAGATCATCCCCAGAACCCGATGAGTCCCTATGCGGCGAGTAAGGCGATGGTGGAACGCATTTTAGTCGATTTCGATCGGGCCTATGGCTTGAAGTCGGTGAGATTCCGCTATTTTAATGCAGCCGGGGCAGAACCGGGCGGACGCTTAGGCGAGGATCATAACCCGGAAACCCATTTAATTCCCTTAGCCATATTTGCGGCGTTGGGTAAGCGGGAGTCGCTTTCCATTTTTGGCACGGACTACGCCACGGAGGATGGAACTTGCATCCGCGATTATATCCACGTTACGGATTTGGCCCAGGCCCATGTGTTAGGGGTGAACTATTTACTCAAGGGTGGCGAGAGTGAGGTGTTTAATTTGGGGAACGGGAACGGCTTCTCAGTTCGCCAGGTGATTGAAACCACAAAGGCAGTTACAGGACGGGAGATTAAAACGGTAGAATGCGATCGCCGTCCGGGAGATCCGCCGATCCTCGTCGGAAGTAGCGAAAAAGCCCAACGCCTCTTAGGTTGGAAAGCCCAATATCCCGATGTTAAGGATATCATCAGCCACGCTTGGCAATGGCACCAGCATCGACACGGTTCTTAG
- a CDS encoding sugar transferase, whose amino-acid sequence MTHSSLVSTELSPTLVTESPEIHPSVYSLFKRAIDIVGSLVGLLILAIVFLPIAIAIALESSGPIFYSQKRYGLHGSTFNIYKFRSMVQNADALKTQVKNEANGLIFKNESDPRITRVGRFLRKTSLDELPQFWNVLKGEMSLVGTRPPTHDEVVRYSPHHWRRLDVKPGLTGEWQVNGRSSVKDFEDIVKLDLRYQTKWHPFYDLELIFKTIHVVLAKTGAC is encoded by the coding sequence ATGACGCATTCTTCACTAGTCTCAACAGAGCTTTCACCAACCCTCGTTACAGAATCTCCAGAGATTCATCCCTCTGTTTACTCGTTATTCAAAAGGGCGATTGATATTGTTGGCAGTTTAGTGGGTTTGCTGATTCTAGCAATTGTTTTCCTCCCGATTGCGATCGCGATCGCTCTCGAAAGCTCAGGCCCCATCTTCTATTCCCAGAAGCGTTACGGTCTGCATGGCAGCACCTTCAACATCTATAAGTTCCGTTCAATGGTGCAAAACGCCGACGCACTCAAAACCCAAGTCAAAAACGAAGCAAACGGGTTAATCTTCAAAAACGAATCCGATCCACGAATCACCAGAGTCGGTCGTTTTCTCCGCAAAACCAGCTTAGACGAGCTGCCGCAATTCTGGAACGTTCTCAAAGGGGAAATGAGCTTAGTAGGGACTCGTCCCCCCACCCACGATGAAGTCGTTCGCTATAGTCCCCATCACTGGAGACGCTTAGATGTTAAACCCGGTTTAACGGGAGAATGGCAAGTTAACGGTCGGTCTTCTGTTAAAGATTTTGAGGATATCGTCAAACTGGATTTACGCTATCAAACGAAATGGCATCCTTTCTACGATCTAGAGTTAATCTTTAAAACTATTCATGTCGTACTTGCCAAAACAGGAGCTTGCTAG